The Pyrodictium delaneyi genome contains a region encoding:
- a CDS encoding NADH-quinone oxidoreductase subunit K: METSIFYSIALAAIASAGLYMLTRYSNFLRVLVGLELVSASAAASLAMWGGSLGFYLFILVLDTGIMALAAALALRASRLHGARSVDELDELRG; this comes from the coding sequence GTGGAGACTAGCATATTCTACTCAATAGCACTAGCAGCTATAGCCTCTGCAGGCCTCTACATGCTCACTCGGTACTCTAACTTTCTCCGCGTACTGGTCGGCCTCGAACTTGTGTCGGCTTCTGCAGCAGCATCCCTCGCCATGTGGGGTGGTAGCCTAGGCTTCTACCTCTTCATACTAGTTCTCGACACCGGTATAATGGCCCTAGCAGCTGCGCTCGCCCTCCGCGCCTCAAGGCTCCATGGGGCTAGGAGTGTGGACGAGTTAGACGAACTAAGGGGGTAG